TTCGCGATCGCGCTGTACTCCTTCCAATTTGCCATACTTCAATTGAGCAGCTTTATTTAAGTCATAAGCGCGTTCTGCTTGTTCAATTTGGACTCGCAAGGCATCTTCTTCTTTCTTTAAAGCACTAATAGCCTCTAATAGTTGCTTTTCACCTTGCCATTGCTCATTAAATATTTGCTGTTTTTCTGTCAATATGGCGATTTCTTCTTTAATTCGCTGCAAACGTTCTTTAGTTTGAGGAGTACCTTTCTCTTCTCCTGCCAATGACAGCTTTTCCATTTCTAGCTGCATTAAGCGACGGTCAATAGTTTCTAATTCTGCTGGTTTTGAGGTAATTTCCATTTTTAATTGTGCAGCTGCCTCATCCACCAAATCAATCGCTTTATCTGGCAAAAAGCGGTCAGAAATGTAACGGGCTGACAGAGTTGCTGCTGCTACCAGCGCTGAATCAGAAATTTTGACGTTGTGATGAACTTCGTAGCGTTCTTTCAATCCGCGAAGAATAGAAATAGTATTTTCTACGCTGGGTTGATCTACAAATACCTGTTGAAAACGGCGTTCTAAAGCAGCATCTTTTTCAATGTGTTTCCGGTACTCATCCAGGGTGGTTGCACCAATACAACGCAGTTCTCCCCGTGCCAGCATTGGTTTAAGCAAGTTTCCTGCATCCATAGCCCCCTGTTGATTGGAACCAGCGCCAACTACAGTATGCAGTTCGTCAATAAACAGGACAATTTGACCGTTAGATTCCGTAACTTCTTTGAGGACTGCTTTCAGGCGTTCTTCAAATTCTCCTCGCAATTTTGCCCCAGCAATTAAACTGCCGATATCTAAAGAGATGAGCTGGCGGTTTTTCAGAGATTCGGGAACGTCACCGTTGACCATGCGTTGTGCTAAAGCTTCAGCGATCGCAGTTTTACCTACTCCAGGTTCACCAATCAATACTGGGTTATTTTTGCTCCGCCGTGATAATACTTGGATGACCCTACGAATTTCGTCATCCCGTCCAATAACCGGATCTAATTTACCAGCTTTTGCCTGTTCTGTGAGGTCTCTGCCAAATTTTTGTAGAGCTTCATAGCGGGATTCTGGACTTTGATCTGTCACTTTTTGGCTCCCGCGAACTGTTTTGATAGCAGTTTCTAGCTTGGTTGTATCTGCACTAAAGCTTTTGAGTATCCTTCGTCCTATGCGTTCATCCTCAGCGAAAGCCAAAAGGATGTGTTCTACAGAAATGTAGGAATCTTTCATTGTGGCTCGAATTTCTTCGGCTCGGTCTAGCATAACGTCTAAGCTACGACTAAGGTAGAGCTGATCGTTTTTACCAACTTTTGGCTGACGCTGGGTAAAAGCTTCTAGTTGTTGTTGTAAACGAATTGGATCGATTTCAGCGCGTGCGAGGATACGTATTGCTAAACTAGTGGGTTCTTCTAACAGGGCAATAATTAAATGTTCAACATCTAGTTGCTGTTGTTGATAAGCACGGACTATATCCTGAGATTTAACAATTGCTTCCCAGGCTTTATCAGTAAATTTATTAGGATCTGTAGGTTGCATCTTTAGAATTTCGGCTTTTGGATTTTTAATTTAGGTATTGGGGATTGGGCATTAGTTATTAGGGGAGAGGTAACAGGTGACAGGTGATAGGGAATAATCTACCCTGTTACCTGTTACCTATTCTCTTCTTTTATCTCCCTCATTTTTTTCATCTCCTTCATTTGCCCCTTTAGCTCTTAAGAGTCCCTAATTTCCTGATAGCGTATATCTCTGATCGTAATTTGGGGTTGGTAATTTGTGATAGTTTTATCAACCACTTATTCCCTAATTTAAAACGAAAACACTTTTGTAAGGCTACTTTGCTAAATGCTGCTATTAGAGCTTTTGTTATTAGTGTTACTCATCAACGATTGTGTGAGGGTAATAGTATAAATCTCTCGAAGTTAATCTGAGTAGCATTCTTGAGAGCAAGGGTGAGCAAAGAATAAACCGCTGTACAGGCGGGCTAGAAGCTCACGAAGAGGCAGGGAAGTAGGGGAGAATTAATTTATGGACTCCCCTTTAAGTCTAGCTACGCCTCTTTAGAAGATTATTGAGAATTACTGATTTACAAGTTGTGCTTGTGATTCTTGCTTGGCTACTGAGCCTTGAGTACTTAGTTGAATCAGTTCAACCTTATACCCATCTGGATCTTCTATAAAAGCAATTACTGTCGAGCCGTGTTTCATCGGCCCTGGTTCTCGCACGATTTTACCACCATGCTTTCGGATTTCCTCACACGTAGCGTAAATATCATCAACGCCAAGAGCAATATGGCCGTAAGCATTACCTAATTCGTACTTTTCCACCCCCCAGTTATATGTTAGTTCTATGACCGCCTCTTCGCTTTCATCGCCGTAGCCAACAAAAGCAAGGGTAAATTCTCCCCCAGGATAGTCTTTTCGCCTGAGTAATTTCATTCCCAGGACTTCGCAGTAGAACTTCAAGGATTCTTCAAGATTACCGACTCGCAGCATTGTATGTAGTAAGCGCATATTGACCTTTTCTCCGTACTCAGTTCAGTATTATTATCTGCCAACATTGGGGATTAAGGGCTGAGGACTGGGGGCTAGGGACTGGGAAAAATTGAGTGAACTCAATTGTTTTTCTTCCTAATACCTAATCACCAGTCCCCAGTAGCCAATCTCTGGAAATCTTCTTTAATCTCAGGCGAGAAAGTCTCTTAAGAGCCTATGCTAACGATTGGGTTAGGCAACTGGACTGTATGCGTAACATACTTGAACAAAGGACAAAAGTACAGATGAGTAACATTTTAGATACTGCCATTGAAGCGATCGCAGCCCGCGAAATTCTCGACTCGCGCGGTAGACCAACAATTGAAGCAGAAGTACATTTAGCCAACGGCGCCGTGGGGCTAGCACAAGTTCCCAGCGGCGCTTCTACTGGCACTTTTGAGGCACACGAACTACGTGATGGCGATAAAAGCCGTTATGGGGGCAAAGGCGTACTCAAAGCGGTGCAAAATGTTAAGGAAGTATTTGCCCCAAAATTGTTAAATTTGGATGCCCTCAACCAAGAACTAATAGACCGGACTCTTATTGCGCTGGATGGTTCGCACAATAAATCTAACTTAGGTGCTAATGCAATTTTGGCAGTTTCCCTAGCAGTAGCCAAAGCAGGTGCAGAATCTCTGGCAATTCCTCTCTATCGCTATTTGGGCGGGCCTTTAGCGAATTTATTACCTGTGCCGTTAATGAACGTAATTAACGGTGGCGCACACGCATCAAACAACGTAGATTTTCAGGAGTTTATGATTGTCCCAATTGGGGCATCTTCTTTTAAAGAAGCTTTACGTTGGGGTGCAGAGGTATTCGCTACTCTCAGCCAAGTACTGGATGAGAAGGGTTTACTTACTGGTGTTGGAGATGAAGGCGGCTTTGCCCCTAACCTAGAGTCCAATCAGGTGGCTTTGGAATTGCTAGTTGCTGCCATTAAGAAAGCTGGGTATAAGCCAGGGGAACAAGTTGCTTTGGCTTTGGATGTGGCAGCTAGTGAGTTTTACAAAGATGGACAGTATGTCTATGACGGTAAACCTCATGCTCCCGCGGAGTTTATTGATTATTTAGGGCAATTAGTTGACGAGTATCCCATTATATCAATTGAGGATGGCTTGCACGAAGAAGATTGGTCAAGTTGGCAATTGCTCACTCAGAAGTTAGTTTCACGGGTGCAGTTGGTGGGTGATGACTTGTTTGTGACTAATGCTACTCGCTTGCAAAGAGGCATTCAAGAAAAAGCAGCTAACGCCATTTTGATTAAACTCAATCAAATTGGTTCTCTCACCGAAACCTTGGAAACCATTGACTTGGCAACTCGCAACGGTTTCCGCTCAGTCATTAGCCATCGTTCTGGTGAAACCGAAGACACGACTATTGCCGATTTAGCCGTAGCCACCCGTGCTGGTCAAATCAAAACGGGTTCTCTGTGTCGTAGTGAACGGGTAGCAAAATACAATCGCTTGCTGCGAATTGAAGACGAACTAGGCGATCGCGCTATATATGCTGGTGCTGTGGGTTTAGGGCCTAAGTAGGGAATAGGGAATAGGTTACAGGTATATCTCCTGTACCCTGTCCCCTGTCCCCTTTCCCCTAATTAAGGATAAAACCCCAACTTTGGCAACCCCAAAGTTTCATCCCAGTCCATCATCAGGTTGAGACACTGAATAGCTTGACCCGCCTGTCCTTTAATTAGGTTGTCAATTGCTGACATGACAATTACACGACCAGTACGCGGGTCTACTTCTAAACCGATATAGCAAAGGTTGCTCCCAGTTGCCCACTTGGTTTGTGGATAAATGCCGCTATCACAAACTTTTATCCAAGGAGAGTTGCGGTAGAAAGCATTATAAATGGTGATTAAGTCATCTCTTACTAAACCGGGATCACGCAATGTGGCGTATACGGTTGCTAAAGTCCCGCGCACCATCGGAACGAGGTGTGGTGTAAATTGGATGGTGAGTTCATGACCAGCTAAATCACTACAAATTTGCTCAATTTCTGGGGTATGACGGTGACGCCCAATACTATAGGCTGCTAGGGAGTTGTCTGCTTCGGCTAGCAACAAGTTCACTTTGGCTTGGCGTCCACCGTCAGATGTGCCTGACTTGGCATCAATAATGGCTGTTTCTGGCACGATTAAGCCTTGCTTCAAAAGTGGCGAAAGTGCTAAGAGGCTGGCGGTGGGATAGCAACCGGGACAACCAATTAGCTGGGCTTCGGAAATGCGATCGCGATACAGTTCTGGTAATCCATAAACCGCTGTAGCAGCAATTGCGTGATCGTTCCTCTGTGTGCCATACCAAGCTGTATAAGTTGTCAAATCACTGAACCGATAGTCTGCACTCAGATCCAGCACTTTACATTCTTTTTCCAAAAGTTTGGGTGCAATTTGGCAAGCTAGACCATTGGGTAGAGAAAGAAATACTACTTCACAGCGGGAAGCAATTATTTCTGGCTCTACCGCCTCTATTGGCAGGTTAACTGCATGAGCCAGATGCGGATAGAGTGATGCTAAGGATTTCCCGGTGTTGCTCTCACCGCCTAAATAAACCAGTTCAACTTCTGGATGATCCATCAGCAGTCTGACTAACTGTACTCCTCCATAACCTGACGCGCCAACAATCCCAACGGGTACGCGTCTCAATTTGCCCATGATCTGAAATCCTTATCCCATGAATGGTTAATTCGTTCTCAGCTATCAACAATATCAGCGACCAGACGCATAGCACACAAAAGTCCAAAATCCCAAGTCCAAAACTTTTTGACGCTTGAACGCTAGTTGCTTTAAGTCGGCAGAGTCCTTCGGGTGACGCTCGTTCCGACGCTCCTTCGTCGCTAACGCTGCGCTAACAGCAGTCCCTTTACTTGGGGAGACCCCATCGGGCTGCTTCACCGCACGTGTGGCTGCACTCACCGCCTAACGCACTGGCTCTTCTTGACCTTTGACATCAGATTGTGAGTGTTTGAAGGCCCCTGCACTTTAGTACTAAACCATAATTTTTAACGGCAGAAATTTTCGCCATGTTATCAAATCATTGCTAGTCTACTTCTCCGTCCCATAAAGGAGCTACAATCTAAAAGAAGAAATTGTTAAAAAAATTAACGTTGGTAGCTGGAAATCTTTCTGTGTCACAGCCTAAGACTACCCAAGCCTTTCAATTTGATCCAATTGATGCCGCCTTAGCAGACCTAAAAGCTGGTCGCGTCATTGTGGTCGTAGATGATGAAAATAGAGAAAATGAGGGCGACCTGATTTGTGCTGCCCAATTTGCCACGCCTGACATGATTAATTTCATGGCGGTGGAGGCCAGAGGGTTGATTTGTTTGGCAATGACAGGCGATCGCCTTGATGAACTAGACTTACCATTGATGGTAAGCAATATTACAGATACTAACCAAACTGCCTTCACTGTCAGCATTGATGCTGGCCCGCAGTTGGGTGTAACCACTGGTATCTCAGCGGAAGACCGCGCCCGCACCATTCAGGTGACTCTTAACCCAGCTACAAAACCTACAGATTTACGTCGTCCTGGTCACATTTTCCCGATTCGAGCCAAGGAAGGAGGCGTGCTTAAGCGGGCAGGACATACGGAAGCAGCTGTTGACTTAGCTCGGTTAGCTGGATTATATCCTGCTGGGGTAATTTGTGAAATTCAAAACCCCGATGGTTCAATGGCGCGGTTGCAACAGTTAATTGAATATGCTAAAAATCACAATCTAAAAATTATTAGTATTGCGGATTTAATCAGTTATCGCTTACAGCACGATCGCTTAGTGTATCGTGAAGTTGTAACCAAGCTGCCAAGTCAGTTTGGTCAGTTTGAAATTTACGCCTACCGCAATACCCTAGACAATACAGAACACGTAGCCGTTGTCAAGGGTAATCCAGCTAATTTTAAAGATGAGCCAGTTATGGTGCGGATGCATTCAGAATGCTTAACTGGTGACGCTTTGGGTTCTTTGCGCTGTGACTGTAGAATGCAGCTACAAGCAGCACTGAAGATGATTGAGAATGCAGGGCAAGGTGTAATTGTTTACCTTCGGCAAGAAGGACGAGGAATAGGTTTGGTCAATAAGCTCAAAGCCTACTCTTTACAGGATATGGGACTGGATACAGTAGAGGCAAACGAGCGTTTGGGATTTCCCGCCGACCTGCGCGACTACGGCATGGGGGCGCAAATACTCATGGATTTGGGCGTCAAAAAGATTCGCTTAATTACCAATAATCCCCGTAAAATTGCTGGGGTTAAGGGCTACGGCTTAGAAGTAGTCGATCGCGTACCGCTGTTGATTGAAGCGAATGACTATAACACTTATTACCTAGCGACGAAAGCGAAAAAGCTCGGTCATATGCTGTTACAGACTTATCTGGTAACAGTAGCCATCCAGTGGCAAGATGATCCAGAGGCTGTAACTGAACGCTATGAACGCTTAGAGAAATTGCGGCATTTAGCAAGAAGTAGCGATTTATTGTTGCAAGAAGAAGCGCGTCCATTAGGGCTGGCCTTATTTAACAATCCATCGCTGACGGTACACTTGGGTTTTGATCAACCAAAAGTTGCTAGCTGTGATTGGTATAAACAAAGTGGTCATCCTTACCTGCAAGCGATCTTCCAAATTTTGGACAACCTAGTAAATGTACCTTACATCCAGAAGTTAGAATTCTTGATTTCTTCTGGTAGTGATCCGCTGATTAATTTGCAAGTCCAACTAGATCGGCAGACATTCTCGGATGGTACACTGCCTTCATCGATTAGCGATCGCTTAGAGACTCAGCAAATTTATAGCTTTAGCAAGACGGAGTAGAGACGCGATTA
This region of Nostoc sp. UHCC 0302 genomic DNA includes:
- the clpB gene encoding ATP-dependent chaperone ClpB, whose translation is MQPTDPNKFTDKAWEAIVKSQDIVRAYQQQQLDVEHLIIALLEEPTSLAIRILARAEIDPIRLQQQLEAFTQRQPKVGKNDQLYLSRSLDVMLDRAEEIRATMKDSYISVEHILLAFAEDERIGRRILKSFSADTTKLETAIKTVRGSQKVTDQSPESRYEALQKFGRDLTEQAKAGKLDPVIGRDDEIRRVIQVLSRRSKNNPVLIGEPGVGKTAIAEALAQRMVNGDVPESLKNRQLISLDIGSLIAGAKLRGEFEERLKAVLKEVTESNGQIVLFIDELHTVVGAGSNQQGAMDAGNLLKPMLARGELRCIGATTLDEYRKHIEKDAALERRFQQVFVDQPSVENTISILRGLKERYEVHHNVKISDSALVAAATLSARYISDRFLPDKAIDLVDEAAAQLKMEITSKPAELETIDRRLMQLEMEKLSLAGEEKGTPQTKERLQRIKEEIAILTEKQQIFNEQWQGEKQLLEAISALKKEEDALRVQIEQAERAYDLNKAAQLKYGKLEGVQRDREAKETKLLEIQNQGSALLREQVTEADIAEIVAKWTGIPVNRLLESERQKLLQLESHLHQRVIGQEEAVAAVSAAIRRARAGMKDPSRPIGSFLFMGPTGVGKTELARALAQFLFDSDDALVRLDMSEYMEKHSVSRLVGAPPGYVGYEEGGQLSEAIRRRPYSVVLLDEVEKAHPDVFNILLQVLDDGRITDSQGRTVDFRNSVLVMTSNIGSEHILDVSGDDSKYEMMQKRVTDALRSHFRPEFLNRVDDIILFHTLSRSEMRHIIRIQLKRVESLLREQKISFDISASACDYLVEAGYDPVYGARPLKRAIQREIENPLATKLLENTFISGDTIFIDKGENGLSFSKKVAIKVAVSSTSVKLLESSPEP
- the gloA gene encoding lactoylglutathione lyase, with amino-acid sequence MRLLHTMLRVGNLEESLKFYCEVLGMKLLRRKDYPGGEFTLAFVGYGDESEEAVIELTYNWGVEKYELGNAYGHIALGVDDIYATCEEIRKHGGKIVREPGPMKHGSTVIAFIEDPDGYKVELIQLSTQGSVAKQESQAQLVNQ
- the eno gene encoding phosphopyruvate hydratase, with product MSNILDTAIEAIAAREILDSRGRPTIEAEVHLANGAVGLAQVPSGASTGTFEAHELRDGDKSRYGGKGVLKAVQNVKEVFAPKLLNLDALNQELIDRTLIALDGSHNKSNLGANAILAVSLAVAKAGAESLAIPLYRYLGGPLANLLPVPLMNVINGGAHASNNVDFQEFMIVPIGASSFKEALRWGAEVFATLSQVLDEKGLLTGVGDEGGFAPNLESNQVALELLVAAIKKAGYKPGEQVALALDVAASEFYKDGQYVYDGKPHAPAEFIDYLGQLVDEYPIISIEDGLHEEDWSSWQLLTQKLVSRVQLVGDDLFVTNATRLQRGIQEKAANAILIKLNQIGSLTETLETIDLATRNGFRSVISHRSGETEDTTIADLAVATRAGQIKTGSLCRSERVAKYNRLLRIEDELGDRAIYAGAVGLGPK
- the argC gene encoding N-acetyl-gamma-glutamyl-phosphate reductase — protein: MGKLRRVPVGIVGASGYGGVQLVRLLMDHPEVELVYLGGESNTGKSLASLYPHLAHAVNLPIEAVEPEIIASRCEVVFLSLPNGLACQIAPKLLEKECKVLDLSADYRFSDLTTYTAWYGTQRNDHAIAATAVYGLPELYRDRISEAQLIGCPGCYPTASLLALSPLLKQGLIVPETAIIDAKSGTSDGGRQAKVNLLLAEADNSLAAYSIGRHRHTPEIEQICSDLAGHELTIQFTPHLVPMVRGTLATVYATLRDPGLVRDDLITIYNAFYRNSPWIKVCDSGIYPQTKWATGSNLCYIGLEVDPRTGRVIVMSAIDNLIKGQAGQAIQCLNLMMDWDETLGLPKLGFYP
- the ribBA gene encoding bifunctional 3,4-dihydroxy-2-butanone-4-phosphate synthase/GTP cyclohydrolase II translates to MSQPKTTQAFQFDPIDAALADLKAGRVIVVVDDENRENEGDLICAAQFATPDMINFMAVEARGLICLAMTGDRLDELDLPLMVSNITDTNQTAFTVSIDAGPQLGVTTGISAEDRARTIQVTLNPATKPTDLRRPGHIFPIRAKEGGVLKRAGHTEAAVDLARLAGLYPAGVICEIQNPDGSMARLQQLIEYAKNHNLKIISIADLISYRLQHDRLVYREVVTKLPSQFGQFEIYAYRNTLDNTEHVAVVKGNPANFKDEPVMVRMHSECLTGDALGSLRCDCRMQLQAALKMIENAGQGVIVYLRQEGRGIGLVNKLKAYSLQDMGLDTVEANERLGFPADLRDYGMGAQILMDLGVKKIRLITNNPRKIAGVKGYGLEVVDRVPLLIEANDYNTYYLATKAKKLGHMLLQTYLVTVAIQWQDDPEAVTERYERLEKLRHLARSSDLLLQEEARPLGLALFNNPSLTVHLGFDQPKVASCDWYKQSGHPYLQAIFQILDNLVNVPYIQKLEFLISSGSDPLINLQVQLDRQTFSDGTLPSSISDRLETQQIYSFSKTE